In a genomic window of Wyeomyia smithii strain HCP4-BCI-WySm-NY-G18 chromosome 1, ASM2978416v1, whole genome shotgun sequence:
- the LOC129718493 gene encoding uncharacterized protein LOC129718493, with product MCNAFVPCNEGAQFTLKRIVFSVYRVFKVFYFSFVYASQAKYNTEMRRHKKVISKLVKNRLLLPTLSKNAKSRLSTEEMNAIETPISKKQRSPLQSKQLNQISGGHKQTQAAKLFAQIHESKRTSCTNDVFETEEQLNSITSGSGYSSFAGSFIESKDIGSISSIELLNKVEMIENKLDDMAKQQEKCLLLLAQANAKLDSLSTIADGKRTIQEHDQLQALVLTPVKCLADLENYEEQCKNEVFIKNVIRSTEQIHGKNRFNNKGITVCLQIIDHFVDQKFLRRCSWTGISKSFDDNQNLLPKIAFSKYERYINLFYEVVRNADEDFTKDECNRFFKQCLRNSKQRLEDKNQRQPAARK from the exons ATGTGTAATGCGTTTGTGCCGTGCAATGAAGGAGCTCAGTTCACATTGAAGCGCATCGTTTTTTCTGTCTATCGTGTGTTTAaggttttttatttcagttttgtGTACGCGAGCCAAGCCAAATATAATACCG AAATGCGACGACATAAAAAAGTGATCAGCAAGCTGGTCAAAAATCGGCTGTTGTTACCAACACTGTCTAAAAATGCTAAAAGTAGACTCAGCACTGAAGAAATGAATGCCATTGAAACTCCAATCTCCAAAAAGCAACGTAGTCCTCTGCAGTCCAAACAACTCAACCAAATATCCGGAGGTCACAAGCAGACACAagcagcaaaactatttgcacAAATTCATGAGAGCAAACGTACGAGTTGTACAAACGACGTTTTTGAAACGGAGGAGCAGCTCAACTCAATTACTTCAG GAAGCGGTTATAGTTCTTTCGCAGGATCCTTTATTGAATCCAAAGACATTGGATCCATATCATCGATCGAGCTGTTGAACAAGGTGGAGATGATTGAAAACAAACTTGACGACATGGCAAAACAACAAGAAAAGTGTTTACTCTTGCTCGCGCAAGCAAATGCAAAACTTGATTCTCTATCAACGATAGCAGATGGAAAACGAACTATACAGGAACATGACCAATTGCAAGCGTTGGTACTGACCCCAGTAAAATGCTTAGCTGATTTAGAGAACTACGAGGAGCAATGCAAGAACgaagtatttattaaaaatgttaTTCGTTCGACGGAACAAATTCACGGCAAAAACCGTTTCAATAATAAAGGAATTACTGTATGTCTGCAAATAATCGATCATTTCGTTGATCAAAAATTCCTCCGTCGTTGTTCTTGGACTGGTATTAGTAAATCGTTTGACGATAACCAGAATTTATTGCCGAAAATTGCGTTTTCTAAATATGAAAGATACATAAACCTTTTTTATGAGGTTGTTCGTAATGCAGATGAGGATTTTACTAAGGATGAGTGCAATAGGTTCTTCAAACAATGCCTAAGAAATTCGAAGCAGCGGTTGGAAGACAAGAATCAGAGACAACCGGCAGCCAGAAAATAG
- the LOC129718496 gene encoding low molecular weight phosphotyrosine protein phosphatase 1-like, giving the protein MSERKKALFICLGNICRSPIAEAVFLKKISDAGIGDQWEVDSAAIGAWHVGKQPDSRALNTMKEHNLSYNNRARQITKSDFNYYDYIFGMDTENMSDLKRLTPSGSNAKQLMLGDFDPESPGKIIRDPYYDDGAAGFEQCYIQCVRCCAAFLNKVQNNEF; this is encoded by the exons ATGTCTGAAAGAAAAAAAGCTCTTTTTATTTGCTTAG GAAATATTTGCAGATCACCAATTGCCGAAGCagtctttctaaaaaaaataagtgACGCCGGAATAGGCGATCAATGGGAAGTAGATAGTGCAGCAATCGGTGCTTGGCACGTGGGTAAACAGCCTGATAGTCGTGCACTCAACACTATGAAAGAGCATAATTTGTCATACAACAACCGTGCGCGACAAATAACAAAATCAGACTTTAATTACTATGATTATATATTTGGAATGGACACGGAAAATATGTCGGATCTTAAGCGCTTGACACCAAGTGGTTCTAATGCTAAACAGCTTATGTTAGGAGATTTTGATCCAGAGTCACCTGGTAAAATTATACGTGATCCGTACTATGACGACGGAGCGGCTGGCTTTGAACAATGTTATATACAGTGCGTACGTTGTTGTGCAGCATTTCTTAACAAAGTGCAGAACAACGAGTTTTAA